One Falsihalocynthiibacter arcticus DNA segment encodes these proteins:
- a CDS encoding winged helix DNA-binding protein, translating into MTMPPNNRRIVSSRHLAEGDGWEASEFEYGLIIAHNAFNRWMQRCMTAAGMPELSPLEILVLHNTNHRDREKRLTDIAFLLNIEDSHTVTYALRKLLKLGLLTSEKRGKEVFYKASDTGQELCQRYRDVRAQCLLESLPHSGLAGEELREIAAALRAMSGLFDQASRAAASL; encoded by the coding sequence ATGACCATGCCCCCGAATAATCGCCGTATTGTTTCATCCCGTCACTTGGCGGAGGGCGATGGCTGGGAGGCGTCGGAGTTTGAATACGGGCTGATCATTGCTCATAACGCTTTCAATCGTTGGATGCAGCGCTGTATGACGGCGGCGGGTATGCCCGAATTGTCACCGCTCGAAATTCTGGTGCTGCACAATACCAATCATCGGGATCGTGAAAAGCGCCTTACCGATATTGCGTTTTTACTGAATATTGAGGATTCCCATACGGTAACCTACGCCCTGCGAAAACTGTTAAAGCTTGGGCTGCTGACTTCGGAAAAGCGTGGTAAAGAGGTGTTTTACAAGGCGTCGGACACGGGCCAAGAGTTGTGCCAACGCTACCGTGATGTGCGGGCGCAATGCCTACTCGAATCCTTGCCCCATTCGGGATTGGCGGGCGAAGAGTTGCGAGAGATTGCTGCCGCGCTTCGGGCTATGTCGGGCCTTTTTGATCAAGCCAGTCGCGCGGCAGCCTCGCTTTAG
- a CDS encoding TRAP transporter large permease encodes MSDPAIFLLLLGLLLSLLAMGVWVAISLTIMALAALVFFSNAPQGLVLATTLWGHSHSWPLAALPLFILMGEILLRSRLSQDMFSGLAPWLGRVPGRLLHVNVLGCAIFAAVSGSSAATAATIGRMSVPELTKRGYPEHLILGTLAGSATLGLLIPPSIILIVYGVATEQSIARLFVAGILPGIMLVSLFAGYVMFSAWRNPSDFPAEEITLPFRAKLRASRRLIPVLLLIGGVIGTIYTGVASPTDAAAVGVVLATILALSSGGFGWEQFKEALMSSTRTSCMIAFILLGAAFLAISMGFTGIPRHLAEWIATFNLSPYALLAVLTVFFIVLGCFLDGISVVVLTTSIILPMVEAVGIDPLWFGIYLVLVVEMSQITPPVGFNLFVIQGLTGINILRVARAALPFFFLLLFGTLLITIFPQIVTFLPDAMNN; translated from the coding sequence ATGTCCGACCCCGCAATTTTCCTCCTCCTGCTTGGGCTTTTGCTCTCCCTTCTTGCTATGGGAGTCTGGGTTGCGATTTCCCTAACGATCATGGCATTGGCCGCGCTCGTTTTCTTTTCCAACGCGCCGCAAGGCCTCGTTTTGGCGACCACCCTCTGGGGTCACAGCCACAGCTGGCCCCTCGCCGCCCTGCCCCTCTTTATTTTGATGGGAGAAATCCTGCTGCGGTCGCGATTGAGCCAAGACATGTTCTCTGGTCTCGCACCATGGCTTGGCCGCGTTCCGGGCCGATTGCTGCACGTCAACGTGCTTGGTTGCGCGATCTTTGCAGCGGTATCTGGTTCCTCGGCGGCCACAGCAGCCACCATCGGACGCATGTCCGTGCCCGAATTAACCAAACGCGGCTACCCCGAACACCTGATCCTCGGCACCCTCGCAGGCTCCGCTACTTTAGGCCTCCTGATCCCGCCTTCGATCATCTTGATCGTTTATGGCGTAGCCACAGAGCAATCCATCGCCCGCCTTTTTGTTGCGGGTATCTTGCCTGGAATCATGCTGGTTTCACTGTTCGCGGGCTATGTTATGTTTAGCGCATGGCGCAATCCCTCGGACTTTCCTGCCGAAGAAATCACGCTCCCCTTTCGCGCCAAACTCAGAGCGTCCCGCCGTCTGATCCCCGTTCTACTCCTGATTGGCGGGGTGATTGGCACAATTTACACGGGCGTTGCCTCACCCACCGACGCGGCTGCCGTTGGCGTGGTGCTTGCAACCATTCTAGCGCTCAGTTCTGGCGGCTTTGGCTGGGAGCAATTCAAGGAAGCGCTGATGTCCTCCACGCGGACCTCCTGTATGATCGCCTTTATCCTTCTGGGCGCGGCATTTTTGGCCATTTCCATGGGCTTCACTGGCATCCCGCGCCATCTGGCGGAATGGATCGCGACGTTCAACCTTTCGCCCTATGCACTGCTTGCCGTACTGACGGTTTTCTTTATCGTTTTGGGGTGTTTTCTGGATGGTATTTCGGTTGTCGTCCTGACCACCTCGATCATCCTACCCATGGTCGAAGCCGTGGGCATTGATCCGCTTTGGTTCGGGATCTACCTCGTTCTAGTCGTCGAGATGAGCCAAATCACGCCGCCTGTTGGCTTCAACCTCTTTGTCATCCAAGGGCTAACGGGCATCAATATCCTGCGGGTTGCGCGTGCGGCTTTGCCGTTCTTTTTCCTGTTGCTGTTTGGCACCCTATTGATCACGATCTTCCCGCAAATCGTCACCTTCCTACCCGACGCAATGAATAACTAA
- a CDS encoding TRAP transporter small permease: MLRTSLDRLYTFAAAIAALAIVAICLLVTAQVSLNILARIGGPDWSYTIPSYADFAGYFLATASFMAMAYTLRSGTHIRVNLMVQRLPEHSRWILEIGTLVIGAAVSSYATYFTAALVQESWHYGDKSTGIIAISLWIPQLTMVVGLALLTLAFVDTLLESLRAKSPILTDTGSE, encoded by the coding sequence ATGTTACGCACCAGTCTTGATCGACTCTATACCTTTGCCGCCGCCATCGCGGCACTTGCCATTGTGGCGATTTGCCTACTGGTAACAGCACAGGTCAGCTTGAATATCCTCGCGCGGATCGGCGGCCCTGATTGGTCCTACACCATCCCGTCCTATGCGGATTTTGCTGGATATTTCCTTGCCACCGCCAGTTTCATGGCCATGGCATATACGTTGCGCTCTGGCACCCATATTCGCGTCAACCTGATGGTTCAGCGCCTTCCGGAGCACTCCAGATGGATTTTGGAGATCGGAACGCTGGTTATTGGTGCGGCGGTCTCGAGTTATGCCACGTATTTCACCGCCGCTTTGGTACAGGAGAGCTGGCATTACGGGGATAAATCCACTGGCATTATCGCCATTTCCCTCTGGATACCGCAACTCACCATGGTCGTGGGCCTTGCGCTTTTGACCCTCGCTTTTGTCGACACGCTTCTCGAAAGCCTGCGCGCCAAATCCCCCATCCTCACTGACACCGGATCGGAGTAG
- a CDS encoding TRAP transporter substrate-binding protein, whose product MLKYAATLAMSLGLAAPALAETWDMPTPYGDSTFHTVNILQFADDVAKATDGALEITVHSAGSLFPHGEIKTAVRSRQVPIGEFFLSTLSNEDLAFGIDSQPFVATSYEDATKLWEAQKPVITALLAEQDLMPLFSVAWPAQGLYTNGEIADIDGLSGLRFRAYNAALEEFAALAKAAPVQVEASDIAQAFATGQVEAMITSPSTGANSTAWDFVSHYTAIDAWVPKNIVVVNKRSFDGLAPEVQAAVLESAAAAEVRGWEMSKAEAADKTQIMADNGMIIVEPSEALVSGLQSIGATMLDNWKASASPDALAILNAYQE is encoded by the coding sequence ATGTTAAAATATGCAGCCACGCTCGCCATGAGCCTTGGACTCGCCGCCCCAGCACTCGCGGAAACTTGGGACATGCCAACACCATATGGCGACAGCACCTTCCACACGGTCAACATCCTACAGTTTGCCGACGATGTCGCAAAAGCCACCGATGGCGCCCTTGAAATCACCGTTCATTCGGCGGGTTCTTTGTTCCCCCACGGCGAAATCAAAACCGCTGTGCGCTCTCGTCAGGTCCCCATCGGCGAGTTTTTCTTGTCTACCCTGTCCAACGAAGATCTGGCCTTTGGCATCGACAGCCAACCTTTTGTGGCCACAAGCTACGAAGATGCAACCAAGCTTTGGGAAGCGCAAAAACCAGTCATCACCGCCCTTCTCGCGGAACAAGACTTGATGCCGCTCTTCTCGGTAGCATGGCCCGCCCAAGGCCTTTATACCAACGGTGAAATCGCCGACATCGACGGGCTGTCTGGCCTGCGTTTCCGCGCTTACAACGCCGCCCTTGAAGAATTCGCAGCCCTCGCTAAGGCCGCCCCTGTACAAGTCGAAGCCTCCGATATCGCGCAAGCCTTTGCCACTGGCCAAGTGGAAGCAATGATCACCTCTCCCTCGACTGGTGCCAATTCCACGGCTTGGGATTTTGTGTCCCATTACACCGCGATCGACGCTTGGGTTCCTAAAAACATCGTTGTCGTCAACAAACGCAGCTTCGACGGGCTTGCGCCCGAAGTTCAAGCTGCCGTGCTAGAATCTGCCGCAGCCGCCGAAGTTCGCGGTTGGGAAATGTCCAAAGCAGAAGCCGCCGACAAGACCCAAATCATGGCCGATAACGGCATGATCATCGTTGAACCTTCCGAAGCTTTGGTCAGCGGTTTGCAATCCATCGGCGCGACAATGCTCGACAATTGGAAAGCAAGCGCAAGCCCCGACGCCTTGGCGATCCTGAACGCCTATCAAGAGTAA
- a CDS encoding 5-oxoprolinase subunit B family protein — protein MTNSNGDISPEVLPMGQDGLIVRFALTSSAQATSAVQRFFGIADAAGLKGVQEIAAALTSVLFKFDPLRTTRADLAQELGALLARFDLQATEMPDAIRLWHIPVQFGGTVGPQLQEAAAMAGRSEAQAISDVTDTDLRVLTIGFAPGQPYIGLLPPQWDLPRQTELTPKVPAGALVVAVRQLVLFANPSVTGWRQIGLCAFRPFLPTRSEPIALQQGDALRFSAVTEDEMARISADNPDGLGGARCEVLR, from the coding sequence ATGACCAATTCCAACGGAGATATTTCGCCTGAAGTTCTGCCTATGGGGCAAGACGGGCTGATTGTGCGCTTTGCTTTGACGAGTTCTGCGCAGGCCACAAGTGCCGTGCAGCGGTTTTTCGGCATTGCGGATGCGGCAGGCCTAAAGGGTGTGCAAGAGATCGCAGCGGCATTAACCTCGGTCCTCTTCAAATTTGACCCATTGCGCACAACACGCGCGGATTTGGCGCAAGAGCTTGGAGCCTTGCTCGCACGGTTTGATTTGCAAGCGACTGAAATGCCCGACGCGATACGTCTTTGGCATATTCCGGTTCAATTTGGCGGCACAGTTGGACCGCAATTGCAGGAGGCCGCCGCGATGGCGGGGCGTTCTGAGGCGCAGGCAATAAGCGATGTGACGGACACAGACCTACGGGTGCTGACTATTGGGTTTGCGCCGGGGCAACCTTATATTGGCCTGCTCCCGCCACAGTGGGATTTGCCGCGGCAAACAGAATTGACGCCTAAAGTTCCAGCGGGGGCTTTGGTCGTGGCCGTGCGCCAATTGGTCCTTTTTGCCAACCCAAGTGTGACGGGCTGGCGGCAAATCGGGCTTTGCGCGTTTCGGCCGTTTTTACCCACACGCAGCGAGCCTATTGCCTTGCAACAGGGGGATGCATTGCGATTTTCTGCGGTCACTGAGGATGAAATGGCCCGCATTTCGGCGGATAATCCGGACGGGCTTGGCGGCGCACGTTGCGAGGTGCTCCGATGA
- a CDS encoding biotin-dependent carboxyltransferase family protein, with the protein MSGSLTIERAGPSMSVQDLGRPNRIAQGLSAGGAADRLALFEATALLGLPDVIPAIEMAGIGGVFSCDVPMRFALTGAPMRASIDGRPVSWNMTHLLLPNQRLTIGGALHGTYGYLTPAAGLVVPEWMGSISTHLVAGVGEALAAGDILALNQDLNIAAPAQKLTPDARFSGGAIRMIAGPQTEFFSTETLARFQATTFLRSAQANRQGLRLETSEPPFANIAPKGLASEFIMPGDIQMTGDGVPFVLLCECQTVGGYPRIGTVVAQDLPLVAQATAGAHLRFEMVALEVADASAPNEAEQLRVLRTKVQPALRDPHDIADLLAYQLISGVTAGDDLERT; encoded by the coding sequence ATGAGCGGCTCCTTGACGATTGAGCGGGCAGGCCCCAGCATGAGCGTGCAAGATTTGGGGCGGCCAAACCGTATCGCGCAGGGGCTTTCGGCGGGGGGCGCTGCGGACCGTCTTGCCTTGTTCGAGGCGACCGCGTTGTTAGGTTTGCCCGACGTGATCCCCGCGATCGAAATGGCGGGTATAGGCGGCGTGTTTAGCTGTGATGTGCCGATGCGCTTTGCCCTGACGGGTGCGCCAATGCGCGCGAGTATTGATGGGCGACCCGTTAGCTGGAACATGACGCATCTCCTTTTGCCCAATCAACGCCTGACAATTGGCGGCGCGTTGCACGGCACATATGGCTACCTTACCCCTGCCGCAGGATTGGTTGTGCCCGAGTGGATGGGCAGTATTTCGACCCACCTTGTGGCAGGGGTTGGCGAGGCTTTGGCAGCAGGGGATATTCTTGCGCTAAATCAGGATTTAAACATCGCCGCACCCGCGCAAAAACTTACACCTGACGCGCGTTTTTCTGGTGGAGCCATTCGGATGATTGCGGGGCCACAGACGGAATTCTTTAGCACCGAAACGCTGGCGCGCTTTCAAGCGACCACATTTCTCCGAAGCGCACAGGCCAACCGGCAAGGCCTGCGATTGGAGACCTCGGAGCCGCCGTTTGCCAATATTGCACCCAAAGGCTTGGCGTCCGAATTTATCATGCCGGGGGATATCCAAATGACGGGGGATGGCGTGCCTTTTGTTTTACTGTGTGAATGCCAAACGGTTGGGGGCTATCCGCGCATTGGCACGGTCGTTGCACAGGATTTACCGCTTGTGGCACAGGCCACGGCGGGAGCCCATTTGCGGTTTGAAATGGTAGCGTTGGAGGTTGCCGATGCAAGTGCCCCCAATGAGGCCGAGCAGTTGCGGGTGCTGCGAACCAAGGTGCAGCCAGCCCTGCGTGACCCCCATGATATCGCGGATTTGCTCGCATACCAATTGATCAGTGGCGTGACCGCTGGCGACGATCTGGAAAGGACGTAA
- a CDS encoding LamB/YcsF family protein — MAKTIDLNADMGEGFGPWKMGNDAALLDVVSSANIACGFHAGDADTMAQTMQVALEKGVGIGAHPGFADLQGFGRRRIALSDAELAHMVTYQLGAAAAMARSVGGEVRHLKLHGALANMASESEAMARVCYEAALKVQPDIILMVLTATAMEAVAKDLGCAWAGEIFADRAYNDDATLVTRGTPGAVITDPDVAAVRIVAMLEAGGIIAQSGKVIPCQIDTICLHGDGESAVPMARGLRAKLELSGYDIHAF; from the coding sequence ATGGCCAAGACAATCGATCTGAACGCGGACATGGGCGAGGGTTTCGGCCCATGGAAAATGGGCAATGACGCGGCCCTTCTGGATGTTGTTAGCTCCGCCAATATCGCCTGTGGTTTTCACGCAGGTGATGCGGATACAATGGCGCAAACGATGCAAGTGGCCCTTGAGAAGGGCGTCGGCATTGGCGCGCATCCAGGCTTTGCGGATTTGCAAGGTTTCGGGCGCCGTCGCATTGCCCTGTCGGACGCTGAACTTGCGCATATGGTCACCTATCAGTTGGGTGCAGCGGCAGCGATGGCACGCAGCGTTGGTGGGGAGGTTCGGCATTTAAAACTGCATGGCGCTCTGGCGAATATGGCTTCGGAATCTGAGGCGATGGCGCGGGTTTGTTATGAGGCCGCATTAAAAGTTCAGCCCGATATCATTCTGATGGTCTTGACCGCGACAGCGATGGAGGCTGTGGCAAAGGATTTGGGCTGTGCGTGGGCGGGCGAAATCTTTGCGGATCGGGCCTATAACGACGACGCGACGTTGGTTACGCGTGGCACTCCGGGGGCGGTTATTACGGACCCTGACGTGGCGGCGGTGCGGATTGTTGCGATGCTTGAAGCAGGCGGAATTATCGCCCAAAGCGGTAAGGTTATCCCGTGTCAGATTGATACCATCTGCTTGCATGGTGACGGCGAAAGCGCGGTTCCAATGGCGCGTGGGTTGCGGGCGAAACTGGAATTGTCTGGTTACGACATTCACGCATTTTAG
- a CDS encoding NADP-dependent oxidoreductase codes for MTQSTTENRRLVLAERPKGEPDANTLRLETVAIPVPEKGQMLLRNEYLSLDPYMRGRMSDAPSYAAPVDVDAPMIGGTVSQVVSSHLDGFAEGDWVVAFGGWQDYALSDGTGIINMGKNPENPSWALGVLGMPGLTAWAALKHIGQPKAGETLVVAGASGPVGATVGQIGKILGLRVVGIAGGAEKCQHVVENLGFDACIDYKADGFAETLKSAVPEGIDIYFENVGGAVFDAVLPLLNTLARIPLCGLISQYNATSLPDGPDRMNYLMGQILRKRLTMRGFIVFDDFGQYYPEFASEMGAWVREGKIKYREEMIEGLEQAPEAFIGLLRGEAFGKRVIHLGN; via the coding sequence ATGACACAATCAACAACCGAAAATCGCCGTCTGGTACTTGCCGAAAGACCAAAAGGCGAGCCAGATGCCAACACTTTGCGGCTTGAAACGGTTGCCATACCCGTGCCCGAGAAAGGGCAAATGTTGCTCCGAAATGAGTATTTGTCCCTAGACCCCTACATGCGTGGCCGCATGAGCGACGCGCCGTCCTATGCGGCCCCCGTTGATGTGGATGCACCAATGATTGGCGGGACCGTTTCGCAGGTTGTTTCCTCGCACCTAGACGGGTTTGCTGAGGGCGACTGGGTTGTTGCGTTTGGCGGATGGCAGGACTACGCGCTGTCGGACGGAACCGGCATCATTAACATGGGCAAAAATCCGGAAAACCCATCGTGGGCGCTTGGCGTTTTGGGCATGCCCGGCCTCACGGCTTGGGCTGCGCTAAAGCATATCGGACAGCCTAAAGCGGGTGAAACGCTGGTGGTTGCGGGGGCAAGTGGGCCTGTGGGCGCCACCGTGGGCCAGATCGGCAAGATTTTGGGTCTGCGGGTCGTTGGCATCGCAGGCGGCGCTGAAAAATGTCAGCATGTTGTTGAGAATCTTGGGTTTGATGCCTGTATTGACTACAAAGCCGACGGTTTTGCCGAGACGTTGAAATCAGCAGTTCCAGAAGGCATCGACATCTACTTTGAGAACGTCGGCGGCGCTGTTTTCGATGCGGTTCTTCCACTGTTGAACACTTTGGCGCGTATCCCACTCTGCGGGTTGATCTCGCAGTATAACGCAACATCTCTGCCTGATGGGCCGGATCGGATGAACTATCTGATGGGGCAAATTTTGCGCAAACGTCTTACAATGCGCGGCTTTATCGTCTTTGATGATTTTGGCCAATACTATCCCGAATTCGCCAGTGAAATGGGCGCATGGGTGCGCGAAGGGAAAATCAAGTATCGCGAAGAGATGATTGAAGGTTTGGAGCAAGCACCAGAGGCCTTTATTGGTCTTCTGAGGGGCGAAGCTTTTGGAAAACGGGTTATTCACCTCGGTAACTAA
- the cls gene encoding cardiolipin synthase: protein MLIALSGFLIVALCVVRILLRPNRDPAARAAWIATVLAIPFVGVAAYIMLGETSIGRKRLKRMKDVKATLESAPDPEGGSLAMSQPKIKDVHLPLFNVGTSISGFAPVGGNSARLMDNSNAAIDAMVADVDAAQDHVHLIFYIWVPDRNGTKMAEALKRAAARGVTCRAMVDDIGSRSMVKSDLWKEMAAAGVNTAVALKVGNPIARIFDGRIDLRNHRKILVIDNKITYCGSQNCADPEFVQKAKFAPWVDAVMRFEGPIVRQNQRVFVGDWMESNKEDITSVLSHPYPDYAEGFPAQVVTSGPTSRASAMPEMFVTLIYSATRELFITTPYYVPVDALQAAICAAGNRGVKTTIIFPAHNDDFAVGASSRSYYADLLAAGVTIYEYEAGLLHTKSMTVDDEITFIGSANMDRRSFDLNYENNILLQDHDMTKAMRARQEDYLKECRLVTIEEVENWKWWQRLWNNALSIVGPLL from the coding sequence TTGCTCATTGCTCTCTCTGGTTTCCTCATTGTCGCGCTATGTGTCGTTCGAATTCTTCTGCGCCCAAACCGCGATCCCGCCGCGCGGGCTGCGTGGATTGCGACGGTCCTTGCGATACCGTTTGTCGGCGTGGCCGCCTATATTATGCTGGGCGAAACCAGCATCGGGCGCAAACGCCTCAAACGCATGAAGGACGTAAAAGCGACCTTGGAAAGCGCCCCCGACCCTGAGGGCGGCAGCCTTGCCATGTCCCAACCCAAAATTAAGGACGTGCATCTGCCGCTCTTTAATGTCGGGACATCGATCAGTGGGTTTGCGCCCGTTGGTGGAAACTCCGCGCGCCTTATGGACAATTCCAATGCGGCGATCGACGCGATGGTTGCCGATGTGGACGCCGCCCAAGACCACGTTCACCTCATTTTCTACATCTGGGTGCCCGATCGCAACGGTACAAAAATGGCAGAGGCCCTCAAACGCGCCGCCGCCCGAGGCGTGACCTGTCGCGCAATGGTCGACGACATCGGATCGCGCAGCATGGTGAAATCCGACCTCTGGAAAGAGATGGCCGCAGCAGGCGTGAATACGGCCGTCGCCCTTAAAGTGGGCAACCCAATCGCGCGTATTTTTGACGGTCGCATTGACTTGCGAAATCACCGGAAAATCCTCGTTATCGACAATAAAATCACCTATTGCGGCAGCCAAAATTGCGCCGACCCTGAATTTGTTCAGAAGGCAAAATTTGCGCCGTGGGTGGATGCCGTTATGCGCTTTGAAGGGCCGATTGTGCGCCAAAACCAACGCGTTTTTGTCGGCGACTGGATGGAAAGCAACAAAGAGGATATCACAAGCGTTTTGAGCCACCCGTATCCCGACTATGCTGAAGGTTTCCCCGCTCAAGTGGTTACTTCGGGCCCCACGTCGCGAGCCTCCGCGATGCCGGAAATGTTTGTGACCCTGATCTATTCGGCCACGCGCGAACTTTTCATCACCACGCCCTATTACGTGCCCGTCGACGCGTTACAGGCTGCGATTTGTGCCGCGGGCAACCGTGGTGTCAAGACGACCATCATTTTTCCAGCCCACAACGATGATTTCGCTGTTGGCGCATCGAGTCGCAGCTATTACGCGGACCTGTTGGCGGCTGGCGTTACGATTTACGAATATGAAGCGGGACTTCTGCACACAAAATCAATGACCGTTGACGATGAAATCACCTTCATTGGGTCTGCGAATATGGATCGCCGCAGCTTTGATCTCAACTATGAGAATAACATCCTTCTTCAAGACCACGACATGACCAAAGCAATGCGCGCGCGGCAAGAAGACTACTTAAAAGAGTGTCGCTTGGTCACAATCGAGGAAGTCGAGAATTGGAAATGGTGGCAACGTCTCTGGAACAATGCGCTCTCGATTGTTGGGCCACTTTTATAG
- a CDS encoding MHYT domain-containing protein, translating to MFLDYSHNYLFVFAAVAVSLMASFTGLALTRGVSLLPENQRKQRIAMASVALGGGIWAMHFVAMLGLQLPILFYYDALTTLISALTAILVVGIALLVMHFRKRTRLSIILAGTIAGLGISAMHYIGMSGMQLCTAVYTPFGVLLAVASSVVLGIGTFAIAYGERTHRSIILGTLTFGTAVCAVHFLAMAGTNYLEVDNVGSLAALIDNETLALIVTLIAFFICGGFLLLGVTFIPAPTATVPLVEQGKPASPTTSVPYQKDGHVQFIRPAEIAALRAEGHYSIIYTGSDKLFCPWSITEAESRLLEGSFIRCHRSYLINPEHVTSFERKKDSGVCLFAGSPALGAVPVSRSRMAEVRTAFGLI from the coding sequence GTGTTTTTAGACTATTCACATAACTATCTGTTTGTCTTTGCCGCCGTCGCTGTGTCCCTTATGGCGAGTTTTACGGGGTTGGCGTTGACGCGTGGCGTCTCTCTTTTGCCTGAAAATCAGCGTAAACAGCGGATTGCGATGGCCTCGGTGGCCTTGGGGGGCGGTATTTGGGCCATGCATTTTGTGGCCATGCTTGGGCTGCAATTGCCGATCCTGTTTTATTACGATGCTCTCACAACCTTGATTTCGGCGCTGACGGCGATTCTTGTGGTCGGTATCGCTTTGTTAGTTATGCATTTTCGCAAACGAACACGTTTGAGCATTATCTTGGCGGGAACGATTGCCGGATTGGGGATTTCGGCGATGCATTACATCGGGATGTCGGGAATGCAGCTGTGTACGGCGGTTTATACTCCGTTTGGTGTCTTGCTCGCGGTCGCGTCGTCGGTGGTGCTTGGCATTGGAACCTTTGCAATCGCTTACGGCGAACGCACGCACCGCAGTATCATTTTGGGAACGCTCACCTTTGGGACCGCCGTTTGCGCGGTGCATTTTTTGGCGATGGCTGGAACGAACTACTTGGAAGTGGATAATGTCGGGTCGTTGGCGGCCCTCATCGACAACGAAACGCTGGCCTTGATCGTCACGCTTATTGCGTTTTTTATCTGCGGTGGTTTTTTGTTGCTCGGGGTGACCTTTATTCCCGCTCCTACGGCAACGGTGCCGTTGGTTGAACAAGGAAAACCGGCCTCTCCCACAACCTCGGTGCCCTATCAAAAAGATGGGCATGTTCAGTTCATTCGCCCTGCCGAAATCGCGGCCCTGCGTGCCGAGGGCCACTATAGTATTATCTATACGGGGAGCGATAAATTATTCTGTCCATGGTCGATCACCGAAGCGGAGAGTCGACTGCTTGAGGGGAGCTTTATTCGCTGCCATCGCAGCTACCTGATTAACCCTGAACACGTCACGAGCTTTGAGCGTAAAAAGGACTCAGGCGTTTGTTTGTTCGCGGGCAGCCCCGCCTTGGGGGCCGTCCCCGTCAGCCGCTCGCGGATGGCCGAAGTCCGAACGGCGTTTGGCCTCATCTAG
- a CDS encoding FAD binding domain-containing protein codes for MIPSAFEYHRPADVKSAVGILHEQGDEARVLAGGHSLIPMMKLRMAAVTHLVDLQDIAELKAINVDGGKISIGAMVTQHSIIADAALAKAAPILREAALQIADPQVRYCGTIGGNVANGDPANDMPGIMQCLDATFTLAGPDGTREVKARDFYEAAYVTACEDDEILVSVSFDPTSGGYAYEKQKRKIGDYATAACAVLVSMDGGKCTAASIAMTNLSDTPIWSEAASASLVGTKCSTDDIKNAVANALADIDPTEDNRGPVAFKMHVASIVITRAITRAIAAA; via the coding sequence ATGATACCATCAGCATTTGAGTATCACCGCCCCGCCGATGTAAAATCAGCGGTCGGAATTTTACACGAACAAGGGGATGAGGCACGGGTTCTTGCGGGGGGGCACAGTTTGATCCCGATGATGAAGCTGCGAATGGCGGCCGTGACTCACCTTGTTGACCTGCAAGATATCGCCGAATTGAAGGCGATTAACGTTGACGGGGGCAAGATTTCCATTGGGGCTATGGTTACGCAGCACTCCATAATCGCAGACGCCGCGCTGGCCAAGGCTGCGCCCATTTTGCGCGAGGCTGCGCTGCAAATCGCCGACCCACAAGTGCGCTATTGTGGCACGATAGGCGGAAACGTGGCCAATGGCGATCCAGCGAATGACATGCCGGGCATCATGCAATGCTTGGACGCGACATTTACGTTGGCGGGGCCAGACGGGACGCGCGAGGTGAAGGCCCGTGATTTTTATGAGGCCGCCTATGTGACAGCCTGCGAAGACGATGAAATCCTTGTTTCGGTCAGCTTTGATCCCACAAGCGGCGGGTATGCTTATGAGAAGCAAAAGCGCAAGATCGGCGACTATGCGACGGCGGCCTGTGCGGTGCTTGTTTCAATGGATGGCGGCAAATGTACCGCAGCCTCCATTGCCATGACCAATCTTTCCGACACTCCGATCTGGTCCGAGGCGGCGAGTGCCTCACTTGTTGGCACCAAATGCAGCACGGACGATATCAAAAACGCTGTCGCCAATGCGCTGGCCGATATTGACCCCACCGAAGATAATCGTGGCCCAGTTGCGTTTAAAATGCACGTGGCCTCCATCGTCATCACGCGCGCGATCACCCGCGCCATCGCCGCTGCGTAG